Below is a genomic region from Paenibacillus rhizovicinus.
GAAACCGTCCTCATTAAACTGCATGACGCCGCTGTCATTCGGACCGAGAATGAGCGCATAGGAGGCATTGGCCCCGTCGTAGCGTTTCACCGGCGGTACGTACGTCCGCGTCACGTTGCCGCCGATGGCGGCAATCGTTCGGAGCGCATCCTCCTGCGAGAAGTCCGAATCGCGCATGCCGCCCGGGTAGTTGAGGGAAGCGAAGCGGAACGGCTGGTCGCCGTCCATCAATTGATCGCCGGACGCCGTAATGAAATTCGAGAAGACGGACGCTGCCGGCGCTTCGTCGGCATAGGCAACGGCGGCGCCGCTCCCGATCGGCGAGAGCAATCCTCCGAGCACCGCGGCTGCCGACAGCAGCGAAATCGAACGCTTGAACGTGAATTTTCTAAGACGCGTCAATTCATACACCCTTTCATCGTGAAGTCATGCCGATGCCGGGCGGCCTGGCCAGCCGGTTATCCGGCAGTTCGAAATGCTTGCGTAACTGCTTGCTTATTTGCTTGCTTATTTGCTTGCTCGTTTGCATGCTTATTTGCTCGACCGCCCGCCATCAGCCCTTCACGGAGCCGATCAGCGCGCCTTTCACGAAATGCTTTTGCAAGAACGGGTAGACGATCAGAATCGGCAGGCTGGACACGATAATGGACGCCATCTTCAGCGTGAATTCGTTAATCTCGCCTTGATAACTGATGTCGATACCGGCCTGCTGCACCGCTGCCGACGTATTGCTGATGAGATCCTTGAGCACCATTTGCAGCTGCCACATTTCCTTGCTCGACATGTAGATCACCGAGGAGAAGAAGTCATTCCAGAACCAAACGGCGATGAAGAGCGAGACGGTCGCCAGCACCGCCTTCGACAAAGGCAGCACGATGCGGAAGAACACCGTCAAATCGTTCGCGCCGTCGATCTTCGCCGCTTCCTCCAGTTCTTCCGGAAGCCCCTTGAAGAAGCTCTGCATGACGAAAATATTCCAGGCCCCGACCGCGCCCGGCAAAATCAGCGCCCAGTACGAGTCGATCAGATGCAGCTGCTTGATCAGCAGATAGTTCGGGATCAACCCGCCGCTGAACAGCATCGTGAACAGAATGAGGAAGGAAAACACCCGCTGTCCCCGCAGCCGTTTCTTCGAAATGGCATAAGCGGTCGTAGCCGTGAAGAACGTGCCGATCAGCGTCGCGGCGACCGTCGAGATGATCGTCACCTTGAAGCCGCTCAGAATCGAAACATTTTGAAAGACCGCCTTGTAGGAATCCACGGAGAAGCCCACGGGAACGAGGAACAGCCCGCCCTTGGCGATCAAGGAAGAATCGCTGACCGAAGCCATGACCATATACCAGAACGGATAGATCATCACCGCGATCAGGATGATGAAGAAACCATAATTCAGAACGGTGAACAGCTTCTCGCCTCTCGTCATGCCAACCATAGCTTCCTCCTACCAGAGACCGTCCTGGCCTGCTTTTTTCACGATTTTGTTGACGCTTACGATCAGCACCATGGCTACGACCGACTTGAACAGACCGGCTGCCGTCGCATAGCTGTAATTGGCGTCCTGAATGCCGACCCGGTACACGTAAGTATCGATAATATCCGAAACATCGTAGACGAGCGGACTGTAGAGCAAATAAATTTGTTGAAAGCCCGCTTCGAGAATGTTCGCGAGGCTGAGAATCAGCAGGATGATAATGACCGGCCGGATAGCCGGCAGCGTGACATGCCACATCTGTCTTGCCTTGTTCGCCCCGTCCATTCTTGCGGACTCGTATAATTCAGGGCTGACGCCGGAGATGGCGGCCAGGTAAATGATCGTCCCCCAGCCGACTTCCTTATAGGAATCGCTGATCACGAGGATCGACCGGAAGTAACGGGTATCGCCCAGAAAATCGATCGGCTTGCCGCCGAACATTTCAATAATGGCGTTCACCATGCCGTCCACGGGATTGAGGAACGAGATCAGAATGCCGGAGAAAATAACCCATGAGATAAAATGAGGCAAATAAATGATCGATTGCGTCACCCGTTTGAAGGCGACATGCCGAAGCTCGTTCAGCAGCAGCGACAGGATAACCGGAATGGTGAAGGCGCACAGCAGTTTGTACACGCTGATCAAGATCGTATTGCGCAAGATTTCGATAAAATCGGGCGAATGGAACAGCCGTGAGAATTGGGCGAAACCGACCCACTCCTGGTCGTTCATGCCTTGGAAGATGTTAAAGTCCTGAAACGCGATAATGATGCCGTACATCGGTACATATCGGAACAGGAGGATGAGCAGCATGCCGGGCAGCAGCAGCAGGTACAAGTATTTGTCTCTGATGACGTCTTTCATGAAGGTTCCCTTGGCTGCTTTCTCTTGACCGGACAAGCCGATATTCGGCTTCGAGGCTTCGATTGTCATTCGCTCCTTTCGCGGGCTTGGAACAAGAACAGGCCGCTGACCGCGGCCCGCTCGCTCTTCAATCCAATCAGCCGATTATTTATAAGGCGTGATGTTCGCTTCGTACCACTCGCTGAACTGGTCGTACTCGGATGACTGCGTACTGTATAATTGCTTCGCTTCTTCATCGATCTGCTTGCCGCCCAGCTTCTCGTATTGCTTGACGAAATCGTCGAACGCGCTCGCCGGCTTCTTGCCGGTAATGATGGACCAGAACAGCTCGTCGCGGACTTTCTTGATATCCGCGGAGTATTTATCCCATTGCGGACGCTCCAGCGATTTGAAGACGACGATCTTATCGCGCATCGGCTGCGACGTTTGGATCCGCTTCTCGAACAGCGCCGTTACTTCCGGCGTATTCTTGATGTTCGCGGCATCCTTGCGCTGGAGGTACCAGCCGAAGTTGCCGAGGCCCAGCTTGTTGCCTTCATCCGGCGTAATGGTCGGCGTGAACTCGCCGTTCTCCATCTTGTATTGCTCGCCTTCTTTACCGAACGTAATATCCTTGAACACATCCGGCGTCGCCATCGTATTCAGC
It encodes:
- a CDS encoding carbohydrate ABC transporter permease is translated as MVGMTRGEKLFTVLNYGFFIILIAVMIYPFWYMVMASVSDSSLIAKGGLFLVPVGFSVDSYKAVFQNVSILSGFKVTIISTVAATLIGTFFTATTAYAISKKRLRGQRVFSFLILFTMLFSGGLIPNYLLIKQLHLIDSYWALILPGAVGAWNIFVMQSFFKGLPEELEEAAKIDGANDLTVFFRIVLPLSKAVLATVSLFIAVWFWNDFFSSVIYMSSKEMWQLQMVLKDLISNTSAAVQQAGIDISYQGEINEFTLKMASIIVSSLPILIVYPFLQKHFVKGALIGSVKG
- a CDS encoding ABC transporter permease; the protein is MTIEASKPNIGLSGQEKAAKGTFMKDVIRDKYLYLLLLPGMLLILLFRYVPMYGIIIAFQDFNIFQGMNDQEWVGFAQFSRLFHSPDFIEILRNTILISVYKLLCAFTIPVILSLLLNELRHVAFKRVTQSIIYLPHFISWVIFSGILISFLNPVDGMVNAIIEMFGGKPIDFLGDTRYFRSILVISDSYKEVGWGTIIYLAAISGVSPELYESARMDGANKARQMWHVTLPAIRPVIIILLILSLANILEAGFQQIYLLYSPLVYDVSDIIDTYVYRVGIQDANYSYATAAGLFKSVVAMVLIVSVNKIVKKAGQDGLW